Below is a window of Anabas testudineus chromosome 10, fAnaTes1.2, whole genome shotgun sequence DNA.
TATCTTGCAAAATAATCCGGctcacattttttctttttctctttcataaTTTTAACTTAGTCACATACACATTTGCATAAACCTGCTACAAATCCATTACCTACACTGAATGATTTCAGTCAATCAGTTGGTCCAGACAGACTCAACATACAGCTATAACTGGATCTTCGTCACACTGACAACTGGTCTTTcagaaatctttttttcaaaccatttttttaaagtcatgcCCTTTTTATATCCTGTTGGACATGATTCTTGTGTTAAGTCTGCGGAAAAATGAGTTGCCTTTGGACAGTTTAAGCTTTGTCTTCCAAtccttgttctttttctggtAAACACGGTGCCAGttgtcctcctcctcgtctcccATCCAGGGGACCCAGGCACCTCCATTCAGGTTGGGGTCAGCCCGCGGGTCCTCTGATGGGTACCTCACTGGCACAGCAGTCCGGTTGTAGTACACTAGCCTGGCTAAAAGCTCTTTGACAACATCTGGTCTCTGTTCAGAAAGGTCAAAGCGTTCATAAGGGTCTCCAGAGATGTTGAAAAGCCACAGTGATTTCCGGGGTACAATGTGTCGCTCGAGGTTCCACCATTCAGCAGGGAAACCTGGAAGCATCGGTGGTGGGATCCAGTCTCCATAGCCAGGGTCTCCTGTCAGGAGTTTCCAGTCCCCAGCCCGTATAGACGCCTGAATAGCTGTATTCCATATCCCATATCCTTTCTGCAGGGAGCCACTGCGTGCGTGGTTATAGAGAGGGTCGATGTTGTGGAGGATCTCCAATCTGGGAGACTCTTTACCCTCACTGATGGCTTCCCAAACATTATATCCATCCACTCCTTTGGTCAATGACTCATTGCCACCTGCTAGTCCCACCAGTGTGGGGTACCAGTCAGTAATATGCACCAGGGCTTTActcaccctcctcttcttcctcagcaGAGGGCTGTGGACGAAACCAAGACCACGGACACCACCTTCCCAGTAGGTGCCTTTACGTCCTCGGAGCGGCCAGTTACTGCCACCAGACAAAGGCTGACCGCCATTGTCGGTGGAAAAGATGATCACACTGTTCTGATAGTAACCATACTTGCGTAGGGCGTATGTTATGTTGTGAACTGCCTCATCTACAGTTGAGACCATAGCAGCATATCTCCTGCGTGCCACGTTCTCCAGCTCACGGTATGGGTAGATGTATTCCCGTGGAGACTGCAGGGGTGTGTGAACTGCTTGGAAGGACAGAAAGATGAACAGTGGCTGCGAATGAGGATCTTGGGTTGCCAGGATCTTACGGACTCTCTGCGTGTACAGATGGGTGGAGTATTTGCCCCTGTGATTCCAGGCAACCGACTCTCCCTCATGGAGGTCAAAGCCACACAGGCCAGGTCCATCACAGGAGTTGTAGGTATAATAGTTTACACTGCCCGTTAAAGAGCCAAAATATGTGTCAAAGCCACGACGCGTCGGCAAACACTCCTTCTTGTAGAAGCCCAGGTGCCACTTGCCGACCATGTGGGTGGAGTAGCCGAGCTCTTGCAACCTCTGTGGCAGAGTGACATGGTCGAAAGGCAGGCAGTTTGGCTGTCGGGGACGAATGATTGAGTGCTGCAGGCCAGTGTGAATTTGATACCTGTAAAGGTAATGATTGAGAAAACTGTCAAAAGGTCAGCTGTGCGATTTCTCCCTCAATTTCATATGTAGTTAACAATGTTGTCAACAAACTCTTTATCGTCACAgcctaaataaatatatttagaaaaaccTGTCAAATAATTCACATGTTCAAGttgatgttttatattttaaactttaattacaatttaaaatatattctgaactttcacatgacaacatttaattttacatttttttggaGAGAGAAGTGTTTAGAACAATTAACATATGGGAATATGAGAATCTACAGCTTTGCAGTTTACAGGTTTAAAGGCAAAATAAATGATCAAGCTCCTTATTTTATAGTAAAAAAAGTGCAAACTTTGACAAAAGCTTATTTTGATACAATTTAAAACAGTCCAGAAGACTAGCccgcttttattttgtaagatgtatttatttatctttattattatgttttaaattagattttccCATTCATTAGAATATTATAGCTACAAAATGAAGTCCTATTGTGTTGGTTGTGCTTTATTTTACATCTATTGTTGCACACTATAAATCAGTAATACTATTGAGAGTTAAACAAGTGTTCATCTCAAAtttaacaaacagacaaaaagaaacaatgcTACTAACACTTTACCTGCCGGTGATGAGTTGACTGCGGGATGGGGTACAGATGGGCTGGATGTAATAATTCTCCAACTTTACTCCGTCAGCAGCCAGTTTATCCAGCGTGGGTGTCCTGATATCAGAGCTGTGATAACCAATGTCATTGAATCCCTGATCATCTGTCAAGATGAAAATGATGTGAGGACGCTGTGCAGTGGAAGGCCTGCCTCCAAAAGTTTGGCCTGGTTCATTTTCCACCTGATTAGGACTCATCAGATCCCAAGTCAGGTACCCGAGGCTGAGCAGGCTCATCATGGAGAAACCCGTCAAAGCTGTCGTTGCCATGGCTCCTGTGACACTTTTATATGTCAGACTGGCTACTGTGTAGTTTTTTTCGTCACCAAATCATTATGCAGAAGCAAGATGAAAGATATCCTCTGAGTGGACCTTCTTCTTTTGAATGGCAAGTGAGCAGTCAGAAACACACGAAAGCTACACATCCATCCTCACCACTGACTTTCCAAACAGTTTCAGCCTCCTTAGCAAGCGTTTCACTTTCCCCTAGTGATCCCATAACCCCGCCCATTTGCCTTGCTGCCTCACTGAAATAACACCAGCCCTCCGCCacccaaaaaacacacaggaatgtTTCTACTACATCCAGGTGTTAATGGCAAGTTTACATCCCACATTAATTGCCAACTTGAGTCACTTTGCTAAATCCTAAACTTAAGGAATGTAGTTCTGTTGCAAATGCATATTTGCTCCAGTCAGTTCAAAGGCATCTTTGAACACGTACACAGCCAGAAGAATCACGCCATGCAGTCTCCTGTCCATTCAGGCTGTTTCAAGGTAATTTGATTTCAATGAACCACACTGCCAACTTCACAAATTActagaaagcaagaaaaaacattCCTATCTGACCTGGTTTAGCGATGGATGACAGAGGGTCTACAGAAAGACCCTCAGAAAAACATCGTGTGTGAGGGGGATTTGGGTTTTGGGGTGGCTGTGGGGCCCTGcagacacaatcacacacactgttcccCACTCCACTCCACTGCGCTCACAAACACTCTCTTATTATTCCTGCTGTTTTATGAGTACTGCAGAcctgaggagagagacagagcagactcTGACTCTGATAACATCTCCAACCAGGCGTC
It encodes the following:
- the arsia gene encoding arylsulfatase I, which translates into the protein MATTALTGFSMMSLLSLGYLTWDLMSPNQVENEPGQTFGGRPSTAQRPHIIFILTDDQGFNDIGYHSSDIRTPTLDKLAADGVKLENYYIQPICTPSRSQLITGRYQIHTGLQHSIIRPRQPNCLPFDHVTLPQRLQELGYSTHMVGKWHLGFYKKECLPTRRGFDTYFGSLTGSVNYYTYNSCDGPGLCGFDLHEGESVAWNHRGKYSTHLYTQRVRKILATQDPHSQPLFIFLSFQAVHTPLQSPREYIYPYRELENVARRRYAAMVSTVDEAVHNITYALRKYGYYQNSVIIFSTDNGGQPLSGGSNWPLRGRKGTYWEGGVRGLGFVHSPLLRKKRRVSKALVHITDWYPTLVGLAGGNESLTKGVDGYNVWEAISEGKESPRLEILHNIDPLYNHARSGSLQKGYGIWNTAIQASIRAGDWKLLTGDPGYGDWIPPPMLPGFPAEWWNLERHIVPRKSLWLFNISGDPYERFDLSEQRPDVVKELLARLVYYNRTAVPVRYPSEDPRADPNLNGGAWVPWMGDEEEDNWHRVYQKKNKDWKTKLKLSKGNSFFRRLNTRIMSNRI